One window from the genome of Kaistella carnis encodes:
- a CDS encoding DUF3347 domain-containing protein encodes MKIAVIGLLTIGALTLSACTENKEKTSNTTMQHDMNGMKEGETMEDMSMNANMTVVDATKSSANLDDLTLNYMQLTAALADDDGGKAASAAKNMVQSLAKIDQSNFAAEQKKEYADIAAELKEHAEHIAENAGNIEHQREHLDLLSADFYDLVKDFGASKPVYKVFCPMYNESKGAFWLSSSKEVKNPYYGKEMLTCGEVQEEIK; translated from the coding sequence ATGAAAATAGCAGTAATAGGTCTTTTGACCATTGGCGCATTAACACTAAGTGCCTGCACAGAAAATAAAGAGAAAACTTCTAACACTACCATGCAACACGATATGAATGGCATGAAAGAGGGCGAAACAATGGAGGATATGTCCATGAATGCAAACATGACCGTTGTTGATGCCACAAAATCCAGCGCTAATCTTGATGATCTTACTTTAAATTATATGCAACTCACTGCAGCTTTGGCAGATGATGATGGTGGGAAAGCCGCTTCTGCCGCCAAAAATATGGTGCAATCACTCGCTAAAATTGACCAAAGCAATTTTGCGGCGGAGCAGAAAAAAGAGTACGCAGATATCGCCGCTGAGCTTAAAGAACATGCAGAACACATCGCGGAAAATGCCGGAAATATCGAACATCAAAGAGAGCATCTGGATTTATTAAGTGCAGACTTCTATGATTTGGTTAAAGATTTCGGCGCGTCAAAACCGGTCTACAAAGTCTTTTGCCCGATGTACAATGAAAGCAAAGGTGCTTTCTGGTTAAGTTCTTCTAAAGAGGTTAAAAATCCTTACTACGGCAAAGAAATGCTTACCTGTGGGGAAGTGCAGGAGGAAATTAAGTAA
- a CDS encoding efflux RND transporter permease subunit has translation MIQNLIRLSLKNRYFVLLIAAGLFIWGIFAVRNNPIDAIPDLSENQVIVFTEWMGRSPQIIEDQVTFPLVSNLQGIPKIKNIRASSMFGMSFVYVIFEDDVDIYWARTRVMERLNYAQRLLPQDVTPTLGPDGTGVGHVYWYHLDAPDMDLGDQRALQDWYIKFALQTVPGVSEVASFGGFEKQYQLVIDPVKLQYYNISLMDVMNAVKTNNNDVGGRKFEMADMAYIIRGLGYIKNIEDIESISVGNNQGIPVRVKDVASVQMGGDLRTGIFDVDGKGEVVGGIIVARYGENADKVINDVKEKMKEVEKGLPEGVTLKTSYDRSTLIEAAIDNIKTKLVEEMIVVAIIVIVFLFHWRSALSIIIQIPITIAIAFILLNAFGLSSNIMSLTGIALAIGVIVDNGIIMSENAYKNLSDWQNHNQNKNS, from the coding sequence ATGATTCAAAATTTAATAAGATTATCTCTTAAAAACCGATACTTTGTACTGCTCATTGCCGCAGGTCTATTTATCTGGGGGATTTTTGCCGTCCGAAATAATCCAATTGATGCGATCCCTGATTTAAGTGAAAATCAGGTGATCGTTTTCACGGAATGGATGGGAAGAAGCCCGCAGATCATTGAAGATCAGGTGACTTTTCCGCTCGTGAGCAATCTGCAGGGAATTCCGAAAATTAAAAATATTCGGGCGTCTTCCATGTTTGGGATGAGTTTCGTGTATGTCATTTTCGAGGATGATGTCGATATTTATTGGGCAAGGACCAGAGTGATGGAACGGCTCAATTACGCACAGCGACTACTTCCGCAAGATGTAACCCCAACGCTCGGACCTGATGGTACCGGTGTCGGTCATGTTTACTGGTATCATTTAGATGCACCGGACATGGATCTCGGAGATCAGCGCGCCTTACAGGATTGGTATATAAAATTTGCCCTCCAAACTGTTCCTGGCGTTTCTGAAGTCGCCTCTTTTGGTGGTTTCGAAAAACAATATCAATTGGTGATCGATCCGGTAAAATTGCAGTATTACAATATTTCTTTAATGGATGTAATGAACGCAGTGAAAACCAATAATAACGATGTCGGTGGCCGGAAATTCGAGATGGCAGATATGGCCTATATCATTCGTGGTCTTGGTTATATTAAGAATATTGAAGATATCGAAAGCATTTCTGTGGGCAATAATCAAGGCATTCCAGTTCGGGTGAAAGATGTTGCGTCTGTGCAAATGGGTGGCGATTTGCGGACGGGTATTTTTGATGTTGATGGCAAAGGAGAAGTAGTGGGCGGAATTATCGTTGCGCGCTACGGTGAAAACGCAGATAAAGTCATCAATGATGTTAAGGAGAAAATGAAAGAGGTGGAAAAAGGTCTTCCGGAAGGCGTTACCTTAAAAACATCTTACGATCGAAGTACGCTGATAGAAGCAGCAATTGATAATATCAAAACCAAACTGGTTGAAGAAATGATTGTGGTGGCGATTATTGTTATTGTTTTTCTTTTTCACTGGCGCAGTGCCTTGAGTATTATTATTCAGATACCGATCACGATTGCCATTGCCTTTATTTTGCTGAATGCTTTCGGACTTTCCTCCAACATCATGTCACTTACAGGAATTGCCTTAGCAATTGGAGTGATCGTAGATAATGGAATTATCATGTCGGAAAATGCGTATAAAAATCTGTCGGATTGGCAGAATCATAATCAAAACAAAAACTCCTAA
- a CDS encoding efflux RND transporter permease subunit codes for MKTDWFKNIFRKKSKKPDSYKKIPEDIRMSIIEKSCKQVSRGVFFSTVIIVVSFLPVFMLTGQEGKLFHPLAYTKTFILIVDAFLVLTLAPVLISFFMKGKFKDDNTNPINRGLERFYEPLIRWCIKWRKTTLGINILALVISIPMMLNLGREFMPPLDEGSILFMPVTLPDISNSEAKRLLQVQDKIIKSVPEVDHVLGKAGRANTATDNSPISMIETIILLKPQDEWRDGTTKESLIDELNAKLQIPGVTNGWTMPIVNRINMLSTGIRTDVGVKVYGENLDSIYALSQQIKTELVGIDGIKDMFVEPITGGKYLDIEINKDEIGRYGLSIDDVNTVVESALGGMKLTTTIEGRQRFSVNARYGQDFRNNIESIRRLPLQTMKFGSIPLSNVADIQLSEGPPMINSENAMLRGAVLFNVRDRDLGSTVEEAKKRIDTKMAKMPKGYYVEWSGQYENLIRGEQTLKMIMPLVLVVIFLSMYFAFNSYREAFFNLISIPFALIGGVFMISIWGVNLSVAVAVGFIALFGLAVETGIVMVIYLNDAMVQLVAKNGNSRETITNEELREYVIFGAAKRLRPKIMTVCVTLFGLVPILWSHGVGSDMMKPIVLPMVGGVFTSAIHILLVTPIIFLMQKEWELNKLGKIDVLDASH; via the coding sequence ATGAAGACCGATTGGTTTAAAAATATATTCCGGAAGAAAAGTAAAAAGCCGGATAGTTATAAAAAAATACCCGAAGATATTCGGATGAGTATCATTGAAAAATCCTGCAAGCAGGTCTCAAGAGGCGTCTTTTTTTCTACCGTGATTATTGTGGTTTCATTTCTCCCCGTATTTATGTTGACCGGGCAAGAAGGAAAATTGTTTCATCCCTTGGCTTATACCAAGACTTTCATACTGATTGTTGATGCGTTTTTGGTCCTTACTTTAGCACCGGTGCTCATTTCTTTTTTTATGAAAGGAAAGTTTAAAGATGACAATACAAACCCCATTAATAGAGGTCTTGAAAGATTTTACGAACCTTTGATTAGATGGTGCATCAAGTGGAGAAAAACAACGCTGGGCATTAATATTCTTGCACTTGTTATAAGTATACCGATGATGCTCAATCTCGGCCGGGAGTTTATGCCGCCTTTGGATGAAGGTTCCATCCTTTTTATGCCGGTAACGCTTCCTGATATTTCGAATTCAGAAGCAAAAAGATTGTTGCAGGTTCAGGATAAAATTATAAAAAGTGTTCCAGAGGTAGATCATGTTTTAGGTAAAGCGGGCAGAGCGAATACGGCTACTGACAATTCTCCGATTTCCATGATTGAAACCATTATTTTATTAAAACCTCAAGATGAATGGAGAGACGGAACGACCAAAGAAAGTTTGATCGATGAATTGAATGCAAAACTTCAGATCCCCGGCGTTACAAATGGCTGGACGATGCCTATTGTCAATCGGATCAATATGCTTTCCACCGGAATTAGAACTGATGTTGGTGTTAAAGTATACGGAGAAAATTTAGACAGTATTTATGCCTTGTCACAACAAATTAAAACTGAACTGGTCGGTATTGATGGTATCAAAGACATGTTCGTCGAACCGATCACAGGTGGTAAATACTTAGATATAGAAATAAACAAAGATGAAATTGGCAGATACGGTTTAAGTATTGATGACGTAAACACCGTCGTAGAAAGTGCTTTGGGAGGCATGAAACTAACCACAACCATTGAAGGAAGACAACGTTTCTCCGTCAATGCACGCTATGGTCAGGATTTTCGAAATAATATAGAATCGATCCGCAGATTGCCCCTACAAACCATGAAATTTGGGTCGATTCCTTTAAGTAATGTCGCAGATATTCAACTCTCCGAAGGTCCTCCGATGATCAATTCAGAAAATGCAATGTTGCGTGGTGCCGTTTTATTCAATGTCCGAGACCGGGATTTAGGAAGTACGGTGGAAGAAGCCAAGAAAAGGATAGATACCAAAATGGCAAAAATGCCAAAAGGATATTATGTGGAATGGAGCGGTCAATACGAGAATCTCATCCGCGGTGAGCAAACATTAAAGATGATCATGCCGCTCGTTTTAGTGGTCATTTTCCTCTCCATGTATTTTGCCTTTAACTCTTATCGCGAAGCCTTTTTCAATCTCATCAGTATTCCTTTTGCTTTAATTGGAGGTGTTTTTATGATATCGATTTGGGGCGTTAATCTTTCCGTCGCAGTCGCGGTCGGGTTTATCGCACTTTTCGGACTCGCAGTAGAAACCGGAATTGTTATGGTCATTTATCTCAACGATGCCATGGTACAATTAGTGGCTAAAAACGGAAATTCTCGGGAAACCATTACCAACGAAGAATTGCGTGAATACGTGATTTTCGGTGCTGCTAAAAGGTTACGGCCGAAAATAATGACCGTTTGTGTGACCTTATTTGGATTAGTCCCAATTCTTTGGAGTCATGGTGTTGGTAGTGATATGATGAAACCTATCGTTTTGCCAATGGTAGGCGGTGTTTTCACGTCGGCCATTCATATTCTTTTGGTCACACCAATCATCTTTTTGATGCAGAAAGAATGGGAATTAAATAAACTCGGGAAAATAGATGTGCTTGATGCTTCCCATTAA
- a CDS encoding TolC family protein has protein sequence MKKITLLLLFALFSGKMSAQQMPLSEILDSIAANNPVVKMYDAEVRSMDAAAKGSRSWIPPTVGAGLLMAPYNPQRWSRDGDMLGMGSFAVSVEQMIPNKKKLDANENLMRAMSSVEREKLTATLNENFQDAKKLYYDWIVLDKKIKVVKDNKNMLDFMIRNAEIRYKNGLGKISAYYKAKAALGSADNMQLMYDNDIKVKRIRLNALMGRDAMEELEVQPDFTLNDYGLELFDPELFYQNRSDLRGIDKEIDIAKLKQNLEKQNLRPEFGVKFENMFAFGGQPMQYTLMVMAKIPLVPWARKMTDANIESLQIKEEALLAKKAVMVNEYSGRSYGMRNELELNKKQIQLYENTIIPALKNNYKLMQLGYEQNTEDLFTLYDAWEKLNMTQLEYFDILTKALQAQTELDRLLERR, from the coding sequence ATGAAAAAAATAACACTCCTACTATTATTTGCCCTTTTTTCTGGCAAAATGAGTGCTCAGCAAATGCCTTTGTCTGAAATTTTAGACAGTATTGCCGCAAACAATCCCGTGGTGAAAATGTACGATGCAGAAGTGAGATCAATGGATGCCGCCGCCAAAGGTTCCAGAAGTTGGATTCCGCCTACTGTAGGTGCAGGTCTTTTGATGGCTCCTTATAATCCGCAACGGTGGAGCAGAGATGGCGATATGCTCGGAATGGGTTCTTTTGCGGTTTCGGTCGAACAGATGATTCCAAATAAAAAGAAATTGGATGCCAATGAAAATCTAATGCGTGCGATGTCATCTGTCGAAAGAGAAAAATTGACAGCCACTTTGAATGAAAATTTTCAGGATGCAAAAAAACTTTACTACGACTGGATTGTCCTGGACAAGAAAATAAAAGTAGTTAAGGATAATAAGAACATGCTCGACTTCATGATTCGCAATGCAGAAATTCGGTATAAAAACGGCCTCGGTAAAATTTCCGCCTACTACAAAGCCAAGGCAGCACTAGGTTCAGCAGATAATATGCAACTCATGTATGATAATGATATCAAGGTTAAAAGAATTCGCTTGAATGCTTTGATGGGGAGAGATGCAATGGAAGAACTGGAAGTACAGCCTGATTTTACTTTAAACGATTATGGATTAGAACTTTTCGATCCAGAACTATTTTATCAAAACAGAAGCGATCTCCGTGGTATCGATAAAGAAATTGACATCGCAAAATTGAAACAGAATCTGGAAAAACAAAATTTGCGACCTGAATTCGGCGTAAAATTCGAAAACATGTTTGCATTTGGAGGTCAGCCGATGCAATATACCCTTATGGTGATGGCGAAAATTCCGCTGGTTCCGTGGGCTAGAAAAATGACCGATGCAAATATCGAAAGTTTACAGATCAAAGAAGAAGCATTGCTTGCTAAAAAAGCAGTGATGGTGAATGAATATAGTGGTCGGTCGTACGGCATGCGTAACGAATTAGAGCTGAATAAAAAACAGATTCAATTGTATGAAAATACCATTATACCGGCCTTAAAAAATAATTACAAATTAATGCAGTTGGGTTACGAGCAAAATACGGAAGACCTTTTTACACTTTATGATGCATGGGAAAAACTCAATATGACGCAGTTAGAATATTTTGATATTCTGACAAAAGCGCTCCAAGCTCAAACCGAATTAGACCGATTACTTGAAAGAAGATGA
- a CDS encoding efflux RND transporter periplasmic adaptor subunit gives MKKLILFTLMLFTLSACEKIKFWEDTHSQADELHTYTCPMHPEIISDKPEKCPKCGMDLVLKDAPAKKEDGIKLDDLLKPTNNYVVSQLPVIRLSKENIPTTVEALGVIDYDTRQIGTISSRIAGRIEKLYVRYKFQKVSKGQRILDIYSPELLTAQQNHLFLLKNDRSNSMMINASRQKLLLLGMPASQIQSISRKGKPDLSVPVFSNYSGYIQSAGGMANSSQADDVMQANSVTAELPLKEGMYLQKGENIFTIYNPSRSWALLNIFAEDIALVSKGQSVAVIPQNDPSSRFKGTVDFIEPFFRPGSKTVTARVYFDNSVAKIPIGTQVNAEIASHSKVADWLPKTAIVSLGMDKIVFKKAPGGFTAHKVGTGAIVKDKIEIVSGLEPGDEVAENARYLMDSESFIKVTK, from the coding sequence ATGAAAAAACTAATACTATTCACGCTCATGCTGTTTACTTTATCAGCATGTGAAAAAATAAAATTTTGGGAAGACACTCATTCGCAAGCGGATGAGCTACATACTTATACCTGTCCAATGCATCCAGAGATTATCTCAGATAAACCTGAGAAATGCCCGAAATGCGGAATGGATCTGGTGCTGAAAGATGCGCCTGCAAAAAAAGAAGATGGTATAAAACTGGACGATCTTTTAAAACCTACCAACAACTATGTTGTTTCTCAGTTGCCTGTCATTCGTCTATCCAAGGAAAATATTCCAACTACCGTGGAGGCTTTGGGTGTTATAGATTACGACACGCGTCAGATCGGAACAATCTCTTCCCGAATCGCAGGTAGAATTGAGAAACTGTATGTAAGGTATAAATTCCAGAAAGTTTCCAAAGGTCAACGTATTTTGGACATTTACAGTCCAGAGTTGCTCACGGCACAGCAAAATCATTTATTTCTTTTGAAAAATGACCGTTCAAACTCGATGATGATTAATGCCTCGCGACAAAAATTGCTTCTTTTAGGAATGCCGGCGTCACAGATCCAAAGTATCAGCAGGAAAGGAAAACCAGATCTGAGTGTTCCTGTCTTTAGTAATTACAGTGGATATATTCAATCTGCAGGAGGTATGGCAAACTCATCGCAAGCGGATGATGTCATGCAGGCCAATTCAGTTACTGCAGAACTGCCACTTAAAGAAGGAATGTACTTGCAAAAAGGCGAAAATATTTTTACAATATATAATCCCAGTCGAAGTTGGGCGCTCCTCAATATTTTCGCCGAAGACATTGCTTTGGTAAGCAAAGGTCAGTCTGTTGCAGTTATTCCACAAAACGATCCTTCAAGTCGGTTTAAAGGTACCGTTGATTTTATTGAACCTTTTTTTCGACCCGGAAGCAAAACGGTTACCGCACGAGTTTATTTTGACAATAGTGTCGCAAAAATACCGATTGGTACTCAGGTCAACGCAGAAATTGCAAGCCATTCCAAAGTAGCCGACTGGCTGCCGAAAACAGCCATTGTTTCTTTAGGTATGGATAAAATTGTCTTTAAAAAAGCACCTGGCGGTTTTACGGCACATAAAGTCGGGACCGGCGCTATCGTTAAAGATAAAATTGAAATTGTAAGCGGGCTAGAACCCGGCGATGAAGTGGCAGAAAATGCCCGATACCTAATGGACAGCGAAAGTTTTATTAAAGTAACTAAATAA
- a CDS encoding efflux RND transporter periplasmic adaptor subunit, translated as MKYNILIMALLVFLFSCKKEEDPHANHDIYYTCSMHPQIVADKPGKCPICHMDLVPVEKKKNADPNALVLNDEQIKLGNIKTISLSNDDLSDKLTLTGTLNFDQYKMHSVSSRVMGRVEKLYYKNIGEYVPQGSPLIEIYSEELNNSKQEYLLALERQHLFKGNTSIDFDQLLQSSRNKLSLWGMTKGQISQLERTRKASLTTTVFSTGSGYITDLNISEGAYLSEGGTILTLADLSTLWAEAQVYSSQMALIHRDTKVTVSIPDLNNLKIDGKIDFTNPEINSASRINLVRVSIPNKDKLLKPGMPVYVLVENESRTTLTLPTDAVIRDGKMATVWVKTAKNTFVNRMVKTGLETDDRIEILSGVKADDEVVVSGTYLLNSEYIFKKGADPMAGHEM; from the coding sequence ATGAAATACAATATTTTAATAATGGCGCTTTTGGTTTTTCTTTTTTCCTGTAAAAAAGAAGAAGATCCGCACGCAAACCACGATATATACTATACCTGCTCCATGCATCCACAAATTGTGGCTGATAAACCAGGGAAATGTCCAATATGTCACATGGATCTGGTGCCTGTAGAAAAGAAAAAAAATGCAGACCCGAACGCTCTTGTGCTCAATGATGAACAGATAAAATTGGGCAATATAAAAACGATCAGTCTCTCAAATGATGACCTTTCCGATAAACTGACGCTCACTGGAACCCTTAATTTTGATCAGTATAAAATGCATTCCGTTAGTTCCCGCGTAATGGGCAGAGTTGAAAAATTATATTACAAAAATATCGGAGAATACGTTCCTCAAGGTTCACCTCTAATAGAAATTTATAGTGAAGAACTGAATAATTCAAAACAGGAATATCTTTTGGCTTTAGAGCGGCAACATCTATTTAAAGGAAATACGTCCATCGATTTTGATCAGTTGCTCCAAAGTTCCCGCAATAAACTTTCGTTGTGGGGAATGACTAAAGGCCAGATCAGCCAGTTGGAAAGAACCAGAAAAGCATCGTTGACCACAACTGTTTTTAGTACTGGATCAGGATATATAACTGATTTAAATATATCAGAAGGTGCCTATCTCTCAGAAGGTGGAACGATATTAACGCTTGCTGATCTTTCAACACTTTGGGCAGAAGCGCAGGTCTATTCTTCCCAAATGGCACTGATCCATCGGGATACAAAAGTGACAGTTTCTATTCCTGATCTAAACAATTTGAAAATTGATGGTAAAATCGATTTTACCAATCCCGAAATTAATTCCGCCAGCAGGATCAATCTGGTTCGGGTTTCCATTCCAAACAAAGACAAATTGCTTAAACCTGGCATGCCTGTTTACGTTCTGGTAGAAAACGAGTCGCGTACAACATTGACCTTACCAACTGATGCTGTGATCCGGGATGGAAAAATGGCGACGGTTTGGGTAAAAACTGCAAAAAATACCTTTGTAAATAGAATGGTAAAAACAGGCTTAGAAACCGATGACCGTATTGAGATTTTGTCGGGTGTTAAAGCAGATGATGAAGTTGTAGTATCAGGAACTTATCTGCTCAATAGCGAATATATTTTCAAGAAAGGAGCAGATCCAATGGCGGGTCATGAAATGTAA
- a CDS encoding helix-turn-helix domain-containing protein has translation MKTTLYIKNMVCDRCNSAVMRELNALGYHVESLELGQVVLDQDTPVEFTKLEKILQELGFELLIEETDVLIEKIKTAIINKVENQDHSNLSTYLSSTFSKSYPVLSKLFSSKEGISIEKYRINLQMEKVKEMIQLGELNFSEIAYSLDYNNSGHLAKQFKHETGMSMTEFKNQRKWDRKSIDDIV, from the coding sequence ATGAAAACAACTTTATATATAAAAAATATGGTGTGCGACCGCTGTAATTCGGCGGTGATGCGAGAACTAAATGCTTTAGGCTACCATGTTGAATCTTTAGAATTAGGACAAGTTGTATTGGATCAGGATACTCCAGTTGAGTTTACTAAACTGGAAAAGATTCTCCAAGAACTTGGTTTTGAACTCTTGATCGAGGAAACGGATGTCTTGATAGAAAAGATAAAAACAGCAATTATAAATAAAGTTGAGAATCAAGACCATTCTAACCTTTCTACTTATTTAAGTTCGACTTTTAGTAAATCTTATCCTGTCCTGAGTAAATTATTTAGTTCAAAGGAAGGTATTTCCATCGAAAAATACAGGATTAATTTACAGATGGAAAAAGTAAAGGAAATGATCCAGTTAGGAGAATTGAATTTTTCAGAAATTGCCTATAGTTTAGATTATAACAACAGTGGACATTTAGCGAAACAGTTTAAACATGAAACAGGTATGTCTATGACGGAATTTAAAAATCAACGAAAATGGGACAGAAAATCTATAGATGATATTGTGTAA
- a CDS encoding heavy-metal-associated domain-containing protein — protein MNQLVEINGMTCGGCVKSVEKALKTIEGVEAVNVTLSPPQANIVTDHTINNQRLKDVLSKAGGYSLAGDSEGDTAPKKSGGSCCG, from the coding sequence ATGAATCAATTAGTAGAAATTAACGGCATGACCTGCGGAGGTTGTGTAAAAAGTGTAGAAAAAGCGCTGAAAACAATAGAAGGCGTAGAAGCAGTAAATGTAACTCTATCGCCACCACAAGCCAATATAGTGACGGATCACACTATCAATAACCAACGGCTTAAAGATGTTCTGTCAAAAGCAGGAGGTTACAGTCTTGCAGGAGATTCCGAGGGTGATACTGCACCAAAAAAATCTGGAGGTTCTTGTTGTGGCTAG
- a CDS encoding type II glyceraldehyde-3-phosphate dehydrogenase, protein MKNIGLIGYGVIGKRVADAINAQDDMNLVGVCDVISDWRIQNAVRKNYNIYAATPDAEKTMKDAGISVVGNMMDLLDKVDLIVDCTPKNIAAQNVKIYKEKGIKFIVQGGEKHETTGHSFSAENNYNSALNLDATRVVSCNTTSILRTLTALKKAGLLDYARGTLLRRATDPWESHLGGIMNTMVPERDIPSHQGPDAQSVDPDLDVITSAVKVPETLSHLHYWNVKLKKPTTKEEVLNAFKKSTRIKFIQYDQGLVSNNTIKEMYLDMGRPWGDMYEVALWEDMLKVVGDELFYAYVVDNQAIVIPETIDAIRALTGIETDAAKSIAKTNKSLGIN, encoded by the coding sequence ATGAAGAATATAGGACTAATAGGATACGGAGTCATCGGTAAAAGAGTAGCCGATGCGATTAATGCGCAGGACGACATGAATCTCGTCGGGGTTTGCGATGTAATCAGTGATTGGCGCATTCAAAATGCCGTCAGGAAAAATTATAATATTTACGCAGCAACACCGGATGCAGAAAAAACAATGAAAGATGCGGGCATTTCTGTGGTGGGAAATATGATGGATCTTTTGGATAAAGTAGATCTGATTGTAGATTGCACCCCAAAGAATATCGCTGCACAGAACGTTAAAATTTATAAGGAGAAAGGAATCAAATTTATTGTTCAGGGAGGAGAAAAGCATGAAACCACTGGCCATTCTTTCAGCGCTGAAAATAATTATAATTCTGCTTTAAATTTGGATGCAACAAGAGTAGTTTCCTGTAACACCACTTCCATTTTAAGAACTTTAACTGCGCTAAAAAAAGCCGGATTGTTAGATTACGCCAGAGGAACTTTGCTTCGTAGAGCAACTGATCCCTGGGAAAGTCATTTGGGTGGTATCATGAATACGATGGTTCCCGAACGAGATATTCCAAGCCATCAAGGACCCGATGCACAAAGTGTAGATCCAGATTTAGATGTCATTACATCTGCGGTAAAGGTTCCGGAAACTTTAAGCCATCTTCATTATTGGAATGTGAAATTAAAAAAGCCAACCACCAAAGAAGAAGTTCTTAATGCTTTCAAAAAATCTACCAGAATAAAATTCATCCAGTATGATCAGGGTTTAGTTTCAAACAATACAATAAAAGAAATGTATCTGGACATGGGCAGACCGTGGGGAGACATGTATGAGGTGGCGCTTTGGGAAGATATGCTGAAAGTAGTGGGTGACGAATTATTCTATGCTTATGTAGTAGATAACCAGGCAATTGTAATCCCTGAAACCATCGATGCGATCAGAGCACTTACAGGAATTGAAACGGATGCCGCAAAATCCATTGCTAAAACGAATAAAAGTCTCGGAATAAATTAA
- a CDS encoding class I fructose-bisphosphate aldolase — protein sequence MKSPNNIFAVLGDKASFYLDHVCEKIKKERLQIPSKDSLYNVFADSNRNPQVLRSLAQLYNHGNLGGTGYLSILPVDQGVEHSAVFSFYKNQDYFDPENIIKLAIEGGCNGVASTFGVLGLHARKYAHKIPFIVKINHNEMLTYPNKYDQTLYGKVQSAWDMGAVAVGATIYFGSPESDRQIKEIADAFEEAHNLGMATILWCYLRNDSFKKDEEDFHASADLTGQANHLGVTIQADIIKQKLPTNNFGFKEIGFGKYDDAMYEALSTNHPIDLTRLQVANCYMGKIGLINSGGSSNGDSDLQEAVITAVVNKRAGGSGLIMGRKTFQKPLKEGIELLNTIQSVYLQESITVA from the coding sequence ATGAAATCACCCAACAATATATTTGCAGTTTTAGGAGATAAAGCATCTTTTTATTTAGACCACGTCTGTGAAAAAATTAAAAAAGAAAGATTGCAAATTCCGAGCAAAGACAGTCTATACAATGTTTTTGCTGACAGTAACAGAAACCCGCAGGTTTTGCGAAGTTTGGCTCAACTGTACAATCATGGAAATTTGGGCGGAACCGGATATTTGAGTATTCTTCCGGTGGATCAAGGCGTGGAGCACAGCGCAGTATTCTCATTCTACAAAAATCAGGATTATTTTGACCCTGAAAATATTATCAAGTTAGCCATTGAAGGTGGCTGTAACGGAGTGGCATCTACGTTTGGTGTTCTGGGATTGCATGCCCGAAAATACGCTCATAAAATCCCTTTCATTGTTAAAATTAACCATAACGAAATGCTTACTTATCCGAATAAATACGATCAGACATTATACGGAAAAGTTCAATCTGCGTGGGATATGGGCGCAGTTGCTGTCGGGGCAACAATCTATTTTGGATCTCCCGAAAGCGATCGTCAAATTAAAGAAATAGCCGATGCATTTGAAGAAGCACACAATTTAGGAATGGCTACCATCTTATGGTGCTATTTGCGCAATGATTCATTTAAAAAAGATGAGGAGGATTTTCACGCTTCCGCAGATCTTACCGGACAAGCCAATCATCTGGGCGTAACAATTCAGGCAGATATCATCAAACAGAAATTGCCCACCAATAATTTTGGGTTTAAAGAAATAGGGTTTGGTAAGTATGATGATGCTATGTATGAGGCGCTTTCCACAAATCACCCAATTGATTTAACCCGATTGCAGGTAGCAAATTGCTATATGGGTAAAATAGGACTAATTAATTCCGGCGGAAGTTCAAATGGAGATTCTGACCTTCAGGAAGCGGTGATAACAGCCGTAGTAAACAAAAGAGCGGGTGGCAGTGGATTGATAATGGGAAGAAAAACATTTCAAAAACCGCTTAAAGAAGGTATTGAACTGCTAAACACAATACAAAGTGTCTATTTACAGGAAAGCATCACGGTTGCATAA